The following proteins come from a genomic window of Clostridia bacterium:
- a CDS encoding alpha/beta fold hydrolase, with product MKRYVSIIIAALVLAAALVGCSSVSENENNENEANTGAAASDALMIAEQGYFSAGGTVTEPVAGDYDETVNWQDPSRAGNTMHVDHANVFYQIAANDNGNPIVYLHGAGQSRMGWMTTPDGREGWSDIFLKNGHSAFLVDQPRRGEAGSVSEGPVDTLAGDQAWYTHFRIGRIAPDRYEGSQFPEGEEAQDQFFRQMTPNTGEYDQEVITAAMNEVLKKAYEKTGNKVILMTHSQGGLIGWDVDLDYVSAIIAIEPGFAPSEAMTPESYNKFMDMQDKIPIIFYYGDYIDNGPEDIASTQFWQWSRQSCIDFAEAYNTAGGDAAVINLPDEGIYGNSHFLFQELNNEETAQHIENWLGKHGLN from the coding sequence ATGAAAAGGTATGTATCAATAATAATTGCCGCGCTAGTTTTGGCGGCGGCATTGGTGGGATGCAGCAGCGTATCGGAAAATGAGAATAACGAAAACGAAGCAAATACCGGCGCCGCTGCGTCCGATGCGCTCATGATAGCCGAGCAAGGATATTTTTCGGCAGGCGGAACGGTGACCGAGCCTGTTGCCGGCGATTACGACGAAACCGTTAACTGGCAGGATCCCTCGCGCGCGGGTAATACCATGCACGTTGACCATGCCAACGTATTTTATCAGATAGCGGCTAACGATAACGGTAATCCTATCGTATATCTTCACGGCGCCGGTCAGTCGCGCATGGGCTGGATGACTACGCCCGACGGGCGCGAGGGTTGGTCAGACATTTTCTTAAAGAACGGACACAGCGCTTTTTTGGTCGATCAGCCGAGACGCGGCGAGGCGGGCAGCGTTTCTGAAGGCCCGGTGGATACTCTTGCGGGAGATCAGGCGTGGTACACGCATTTTCGGATAGGACGCATTGCTCCCGACAGATACGAGGGGTCGCAGTTTCCCGAGGGCGAGGAAGCTCAAGATCAGTTTTTCCGCCAGATGACGCCGAATACGGGCGAATACGATCAGGAAGTTATAACGGCGGCTATGAACGAGGTTTTAAAAAAAGCGTATGAGAAGACGGGCAATAAAGTTATTCTGATGACGCATTCTCAGGGCGGACTTATAGGATGGGATGTGGATCTCGATTACGTATCGGCGATAATAGCGATAGAGCCGGGATTTGCGCCGAGCGAAGCCATGACGCCCGAAAGCTATAATAAGTTTATGGATATGCAAGACAAGATACCGATAATCTTCTATTACGGCGACTATATAGATAACGGCCCCGAAGACATAGCCTCGACCCAATTTTGGCAGTGGTCGCGTCAGTCCTGCATTGATTTTGCCGAGGCGTACAATACTGCGGGCGGCGACGCTGCTGTAATAAACCTGCCTGACGAGGGAATATACGGCAACAGCCATTTTCTCTTCCAGGAGCTAAACAACGAAGAAACGGCGCAGCATATAGAGAATTGGCTGGGCAAACACGGGCTGAACTGA